A genomic window from Blattabacterium cuenoti includes:
- the nusA gene encoding transcription termination factor NusA: protein MDNEALIDSFSDFKYEKNIDRVSLMAILEESIRCVLRKKYDSSKNYDIIVNPDQGDLEIWRNRTVVKDGTVKNINKEIELSHARKIEIDFEIGEEVTEKVEFKSLGRRAILALRQNLLSKINEYDNTNTYKKFKKKIGEIINVEVYHILPKQIIMRDEEKNEMVLPKKEQIPNDFFHKGDPVRVLVKKVSWRDSKPFAILTRKDEDFLEELFKLEIPEVSEGVITVKKVARIPGEKAKVAVESYDDRIDPVGACVGMKGSRIHPIVRELKNENIDVINYTSNTQLYITRALNPAKISMMEVNKEKKYVNVYVKLEEISKAIGKRGQNIKLASQLTGYKIHIFRDYPYEDDVELTEFSDEIEPKIIEKFHHLGLNTAKSILNYKKKDLSKRTNLEEKIITKIVTILKKEFEEELNT from the coding sequence ATGGATAATGAAGCTTTAATAGATTCTTTTTCAGATTTTAAATATGAAAAAAATATAGATAGAGTAAGTTTAATGGCTATTTTAGAAGAATCTATACGATGTGTATTGAGAAAAAAATATGATTCTTCTAAAAATTATGATATTATAGTTAATCCAGATCAAGGAGATTTAGAAATATGGAGAAATCGTACAGTAGTTAAAGATGGAACAGTAAAAAATATTAATAAAGAAATAGAATTATCTCATGCTAGAAAAATAGAAATAGATTTTGAAATAGGAGAAGAAGTTACTGAAAAAGTAGAATTCAAATCTTTAGGAAGAAGAGCTATTTTAGCTTTAAGACAAAATTTACTTTCAAAAATTAATGAATATGATAATACTAATACTTATAAAAAATTTAAAAAAAAAATTGGAGAAATTATTAATGTAGAAGTGTATCATATTTTACCAAAACAAATTATTATGAGAGATGAAGAAAAAAATGAAATGGTTTTACCTAAAAAAGAACAAATTCCTAATGATTTTTTTCATAAAGGAGATCCAGTTAGAGTTTTAGTAAAAAAAGTCTCTTGGAGAGATAGTAAACCTTTTGCTATTTTAACTAGAAAAGATGAAGATTTTTTAGAAGAACTTTTTAAATTAGAAATTCCAGAAGTTTCTGAAGGAGTGATTACTGTTAAAAAAGTTGCTCGTATTCCAGGTGAAAAAGCCAAAGTAGCTGTAGAATCTTATGATGATCGTATAGATCCTGTTGGTGCTTGTGTAGGAATGAAAGGATCTCGTATTCATCCTATTGTAAGAGAATTAAAAAATGAAAATATAGATGTGATTAATTATACATCTAATACCCAATTATATATAACAAGAGCTTTAAATCCTGCTAAAATATCTATGATGGAAGTTAATAAAGAAAAAAAATATGTTAATGTATATGTAAAATTAGAAGAGATTTCTAAAGCAATAGGAAAAAGAGGACAAAATATTAAATTAGCTAGTCAATTGACTGGATATAAAATTCATATTTTTAGAGATTATCCTTATGAAGATGACGTAGAATTAACTGAATTTTCTGATGAAATTGAACCAAAAATTATAGAAAAATTTCACCATTTAGGTTTAAATACTGCAAAATCTATTTTAAATTATAAAAAGAAAGATCTTAGTAAACGCACTAATCTTGAAGAAAAAATTATTACTAAAATAGTAACTATTTTAAAAAAAGAATTTGAAGAAGAATTAAATACATAA
- the infB gene encoding translation initiation factor IF-2, whose protein sequence is MNDKIRLKKILTKFNISLKRVINFLQKKGIKIENNPNTKIEKKIYKFLVQEFKTYKEIRDASERIFLQKRIEKEKIKKEVLKIKNTSQIIRAKSENLISFKKLGKINLVEKKYENQTNKKKEKNIKEIIPFKNKPEHIDTIYQKLDGVMLTGDRIDLSQFEKKRPKKEHNIKKKRKRIKKEIFFEEMKSIPKKNDKEKKNYFKYSSSYDKKNKIEKQKSNKKLKKSGITDEQIEKQIKETLEKLSSKGIKSKFSKIRKEKRQSKKEKQFLQNEIENKKKEKILKLAEFTTVNELASMMNVQATDVIISCMALGIMVTMNQRLDAEILTLVADEFGYNVEFIGLDLEEAIQDDKDLEENLKHRPPIITVMGHVDHGKTSLLDYIRNTNVISGEEGGITQHIAAYSVKYLNKKFITFLDTPGHEAFTAMRARGAQITDIAIIVIASDDQVMPQTKEAISHAQAANVPIIFVFNKIDKKESNTDKIREQLAHLNFLVEEWGGKYRSQEISAKLGIGIDKLLEKVLLLADSLNLKSNPNKPAIGTVIEASLDKGRGYISTLILQGGTLKVSDYVLAGSYHGKVKNILDERGKSILSAGPSQPITILGLNGAPTAGDKFKVFKDEKEAKQLASKREQLQREQNIRSQKHLTLDEIGRRIALGDFKELKIILKGDVDGSVEALSDALQKLSTNTIVINIIYKGVGSITESDILLASASNAIIIGFNVRPNHAAKNIAKKENIEIRTYSIIYNVINDIQEAMDGMLSSEKKENILGSAEIREIFKISKNKTIAGCMVIEGKLIRQYKVRLIRDGIVIHNGELTSLKRFKEDVKEVSKGYECGFIIKDYRNLRCKDIIEVYEELYPTKIRNKNKKK, encoded by the coding sequence ATGAATGATAAAATAAGATTAAAAAAAATATTAACTAAATTTAATATTTCTTTAAAAAGAGTTATAAATTTTTTACAAAAAAAAGGAATTAAAATAGAAAATAATCCTAATACAAAAATAGAAAAAAAAATATATAAATTTCTTGTACAAGAATTTAAAACTTATAAAGAAATACGAGATGCTTCTGAAAGAATTTTTTTACAAAAAAGAATAGAAAAAGAAAAAATAAAAAAAGAAGTATTAAAAATAAAAAACACATCTCAAATTATTCGTGCTAAATCAGAAAATTTAATTAGTTTTAAAAAACTAGGAAAAATTAATTTAGTAGAAAAAAAATATGAAAATCAAACAAATAAAAAAAAAGAAAAAAATATAAAAGAGATTATTCCATTTAAAAATAAACCTGAACATATTGATACAATATATCAAAAATTAGATGGAGTAATGTTAACAGGGGATCGTATTGATTTATCTCAATTTGAAAAAAAACGACCAAAAAAAGAACACAATATCAAAAAAAAACGTAAAAGAATTAAAAAGGAAATTTTTTTTGAAGAAATGAAAAGTATTCCTAAAAAAAATGATAAAGAAAAAAAAAATTATTTTAAATATAGTTCTTCTTATGATAAAAAAAATAAAATAGAAAAACAAAAAAGTAATAAAAAATTAAAAAAATCTGGTATTACAGATGAACAAATAGAAAAACAAATTAAAGAAACTTTAGAAAAACTTTCTTCAAAAGGAATAAAATCTAAATTTTCAAAAATTAGAAAAGAAAAACGTCAATCTAAAAAAGAAAAACAATTTTTACAAAATGAAATAGAAAATAAAAAAAAAGAAAAAATACTCAAACTTGCGGAATTTACTACTGTTAATGAATTAGCATCTATGATGAATGTTCAAGCTACAGATGTAATTATTTCTTGTATGGCATTAGGAATTATGGTTACTATGAATCAAAGATTAGATGCAGAAATATTAACATTAGTAGCTGATGAATTTGGATATAATGTAGAATTTATTGGTTTAGACTTAGAAGAAGCTATTCAAGATGATAAAGATTTAGAAGAAAATCTTAAACATAGACCACCAATTATTACTGTAATGGGACATGTTGATCATGGAAAAACTTCTTTATTAGATTATATTAGAAATACAAATGTTATTTCTGGAGAAGAAGGAGGAATTACTCAACATATTGCTGCTTATAGTGTAAAATATTTAAACAAAAAATTTATTACTTTTTTAGATACTCCAGGACATGAAGCTTTTACAGCCATGCGAGCAAGAGGAGCACAAATTACAGATATTGCTATTATAGTTATAGCATCTGATGATCAAGTAATGCCTCAAACTAAAGAAGCTATTAGTCATGCTCAAGCTGCTAATGTTCCTATTATATTTGTATTTAATAAAATTGATAAAAAAGAATCTAATACTGATAAAATTAGAGAACAATTAGCTCATTTAAATTTTTTAGTAGAAGAATGGGGAGGGAAATACAGATCTCAAGAAATATCAGCAAAATTAGGTATTGGAATAGATAAATTATTAGAAAAAGTACTGTTATTAGCTGATTCATTAAATTTAAAATCCAATCCAAATAAACCAGCTATAGGGACTGTAATTGAAGCATCTTTAGATAAAGGAAGAGGATATATAAGTACATTAATTTTACAAGGTGGAACATTAAAAGTTAGTGATTATGTTTTGGCAGGAAGTTATCATGGAAAAGTAAAAAATATTTTAGATGAACGTGGAAAATCTATTTTATCAGCAGGGCCCTCTCAACCAATTACTATTTTAGGATTAAATGGAGCTCCTACAGCTGGTGATAAATTTAAAGTTTTTAAAGATGAAAAAGAAGCTAAACAATTAGCTTCTAAAAGAGAACAATTACAAAGAGAACAAAATATAAGATCTCAAAAACATTTAACTTTAGATGAAATAGGAAGACGTATAGCTTTAGGTGATTTTAAAGAATTAAAAATAATTTTAAAAGGAGATGTAGATGGATCAGTAGAAGCACTTTCTGATGCTCTACAAAAATTATCTACCAATACTATTGTGATTAATATTATATATAAGGGAGTAGGCTCCATTACAGAATCAGATATATTGTTAGCAAGCGCTTCAAATGCTATTATCATAGGATTTAATGTTCGTCCTAATCATGCAGCTAAAAATATAGCAAAAAAAGAAAATATTGAAATACGTACATATTCTATAATATATAATGTCATTAATGATATTCAAGAAGCTATGGACGGAATGTTATCTTCTGAAAAAAAAGAAAATATATTAGGAAGTGCAGAAATAAGAGAAATTTTTAAAATTTCAAAAAATAAAACTATCGCTGGATGTATGGTAATAGAAGGAAAATTAATACGGCAATATAAAGTGAGATTAATTAGAGATGGTATTGTTATTCATAATGGAGAATTGACTTCTTTAAAACGTTTCAAAGAAGATGTCAAAGAAGTATCAAAAGGATATGAATGTGGTTTCATAATAAAAGATTATCGTAATTTACGATGTAAAGATATTATAGAAGTTTATGAAGAATTATATCCTACTAAAATAAGGAATAAGAATAAAAAAAAATAA
- the aspS gene encoding aspartate--tRNA ligase: MFYRTHHCGELCKKDIGKTVILSGWIQKIRNLGSLIFIDLRDYFGIIQLFFSKKLINKFPKLGREFLIKINGKVVERKSKNYHIPTGEIEILVFHLYILNPSLLPPFTIEDETDGNEVIRMKYKYLDIRRSYIKKNLILRHNVSLNIRNFLSKNGFLEIETPLLINHSPEGARSFFVPSRIHKEKFYALSQSPQLFKQLLMIGGINKYFQIVKCFRDEDARSDRQIEFTQIDCEMSFVKKKDILVFFENFIKYLFKKIKNIQLESFTCMTYDDAIKMYGSDTPDLRIGMKFIEMNNFFKENKINFFKENKITTIGINIPNCSHYTNDKIKSIIKNISYNINNFFWIKYFPDKTFFSSKKELFSNENYLTIIKYFKATPGDLLFFIFGGKKNIRNILYQIRIEMSNRLNLKNSKIFKPLWIIDLPLLEWNEEEKRYKSLHHPFTSPKKEDIHLFKKNKLENIRSQSYELIINGVEIGSGSIRIHNKKIQNLIFKYLGLSVKEIQSKFGFFMKSLDYGTPPHGGIAFGLDRLIAILKGSNNIKDFIAFPKNNFGKDIMMNSPSFLEDKILKELYLYK; encoded by the coding sequence ATGTTTTATAGAACACATCATTGTGGAGAATTATGTAAAAAAGATATTGGTAAGACAGTTATTTTATCCGGATGGATTCAAAAAATAAGAAATTTAGGATCTTTAATTTTTATAGATTTACGGGATTATTTTGGAATCATACAACTTTTTTTTTCTAAAAAATTAATAAATAAATTTCCTAAATTAGGAAGAGAATTTTTAATTAAAATTAATGGAAAAGTTGTAGAAAGAAAATCTAAAAATTATCATATTCCTACAGGAGAAATAGAAATTTTAGTGTTTCATTTATACATATTAAATCCTTCTTTATTACCTCCATTTACAATAGAAGATGAAACTGATGGAAATGAAGTAATTAGAATGAAATATAAATATTTAGATATCCGTAGATCTTATATTAAAAAAAATTTAATATTACGGCATAATGTTTCTTTAAACATACGAAATTTTCTTTCTAAAAATGGTTTTCTAGAAATAGAAACACCTCTTTTAATTAATCATAGTCCTGAAGGAGCTAGAAGTTTTTTTGTTCCATCTAGAATACATAAAGAAAAATTTTATGCTTTATCTCAATCTCCTCAATTATTTAAACAATTATTAATGATAGGAGGAATTAATAAATATTTTCAAATTGTTAAATGTTTTAGAGATGAAGATGCTCGATCTGATCGTCAAATTGAATTTACACAAATAGATTGTGAAATGTCTTTTGTAAAAAAAAAAGATATATTAGTTTTTTTTGAAAATTTTATTAAATATTTATTTAAAAAAATAAAAAATATTCAATTAGAATCATTTACATGTATGACATATGATGATGCTATTAAAATGTATGGATCAGATACTCCTGATTTAAGAATTGGTATGAAATTTATAGAAATGAATAATTTTTTTAAAGAAAATAAAATTAATTTTTTTAAAGAAAATAAAATTACAACAATAGGAATCAATATTCCAAATTGTAGTCATTATACTAATGATAAAATTAAATCAATTATTAAAAATATTTCTTATAATATAAATAATTTTTTTTGGATAAAATATTTCCCAGATAAAACATTTTTTTCTTCAAAAAAAGAATTATTTTCTAATGAAAATTATTTGACTATTATTAAATATTTTAAAGCAACCCCTGGAGATTTATTATTTTTTATTTTTGGGGGGAAAAAAAATATAAGAAATATTCTTTATCAAATACGTATAGAAATGTCCAATAGATTAAATTTAAAAAATTCTAAAATTTTTAAACCTTTATGGATTATCGATTTACCTCTTTTAGAATGGAATGAAGAAGAAAAAAGATATAAATCATTACATCATCCTTTTACTAGTCCAAAAAAAGAGGATATTCATTTATTTAAAAAAAATAAATTAGAAAATATTCGTTCTCAATCATATGAGTTAATTATTAATGGAGTTGAAATTGGAAGTGGATCTATACGTATTCACAATAAAAAAATTCAAAATTTAATTTTTAAATATTTAGGTTTATCTGTAAAAGAAATACAATCTAAATTTGGTTTTTTTATGAAATCTTTAGATTATGGAACGCCACCTCATGGTGGGATTGCTTTTGGTTTAGATCGCTTAATTGCTATTTTAAAAGGATCAAATAATATCAAAGATTTTATTGCTTTTCCAAAAAACAATTTTGGAAAAGATATCATGATGAATTCTCCTTCTTTTTTAGAAGATAAAATTTTAAAAGAATTATATTTATACAAATAA
- a CDS encoding inorganic diphosphatase — MKINFDVLIEIPKGCRNKYEFDKKKNLIRLDRVLYSPMSYPTDYGFIPKTLSKDGDPLDVLVFLTEPTFPGCLITVKPIGIFFMTDENEEDEKIICVPISDPNYNTIENINEISLHSKKEIEHFFLVYKDLENKKVKIGNWKNKNEAILVYQESYLRYKNQ, encoded by the coding sequence ATGAAAATTAATTTTGATGTTTTAATAGAAATACCTAAAGGATGTAGAAATAAATATGAATTTGATAAAAAAAAGAATCTAATTCGATTAGATAGAGTTTTATATTCTCCCATGAGTTATCCAACAGATTATGGTTTTATCCCAAAAACTCTTTCAAAAGATGGAGATCCATTAGATGTGTTAGTTTTTTTAACAGAACCTACTTTTCCAGGTTGTTTAATTACAGTGAAACCTATTGGAATTTTTTTTATGACGGATGAAAATGAAGAAGATGAAAAAATTATATGTGTCCCTATTTCTGATCCAAATTATAATACAATTGAAAATATTAATGAAATTTCTCTTCATTCTAAAAAAGAAATTGAACATTTTTTTTTAGTATATAAAGATTTAGAAAATAAAAAAGTAAAAATAGGAAATTGGAAAAATAAAAATGAGGCTATTTTAGTTTATCAAGAATCTTATTTAAGATATAAAAATCAATAA
- a CDS encoding dihydrolipoamide acetyltransferase family protein codes for MAEYNLTIPAMGESIAEATIIRWLKKEGDFINKEDLLVEIATDKVDSEITSPVNGILKKKLFSTNEVVKVGCCIAILEIEEKLKIFSLENEKKTSEEIIVKKNFYSPLVRTIAHREGIHFYELKSIKGTGEKGRVTKKDILKYIHYKNNKIFYPNEDNEEIITMNRMRKITAFHMKESKNISAHVTSFVEADVTNIVKWRNKIKDTFQKNTGEKLTLMSVFVECVVKAIKDLPMINISVNGTNIIKKKNIHIGLATALPNGNLIVPVIKHADSYNLGGLIKIINDLIKRAKSNQLKPEETQGGTYTISNIGSFGNLFGTPIIHQPQVAIMAIGLIQKKLSIIETPKGDLIGIRHKIYLSHSYDHRVIDGTLGGGFAKKVALYLEKFNCYTKII; via the coding sequence ATGGCAGAGTATAATTTGACCATTCCAGCAATGGGTGAAAGTATAGCTGAAGCTACTATCATTCGTTGGTTAAAAAAAGAAGGAGATTTTATAAATAAAGAAGATTTATTAGTAGAAATTGCTACGGATAAAGTAGACTCTGAAATTACTTCTCCAGTTAATGGAATATTGAAAAAAAAATTATTTTCTACCAATGAAGTAGTTAAAGTGGGATGTTGTATAGCTATTTTGGAAATAGAAGAAAAATTAAAGATATTTTCATTAGAAAATGAAAAAAAAACTTCTGAAGAAATAATAGTAAAAAAGAATTTTTATTCACCTCTTGTTCGTACTATTGCTCATCGAGAAGGAATTCATTTTTATGAATTAAAATCTATAAAAGGAACTGGAGAAAAAGGACGTGTGACTAAAAAAGATATTTTAAAATATATTCATTATAAAAATAATAAAATTTTTTATCCTAATGAGGATAATGAGGAAATTATAACAATGAATAGAATGCGAAAAATTACTGCATTTCATATGAAAGAAAGTAAAAATATATCTGCACATGTTACTTCTTTTGTAGAAGCCGATGTTACAAACATTGTAAAATGGAGAAATAAAATCAAGGATACTTTTCAAAAAAATACAGGAGAAAAATTAACTTTAATGTCTGTTTTTGTAGAATGTGTAGTAAAAGCAATTAAAGATCTTCCAATGATTAATATATCAGTAAATGGAACTAATATTATAAAAAAAAAAAATATTCATATAGGATTAGCGACCGCATTACCTAATGGTAATTTAATCGTCCCAGTTATTAAACATGCAGATTCTTATAATTTAGGAGGATTAATAAAAATTATTAATGATTTAATAAAAAGAGCAAAATCTAATCAGTTAAAACCAGAAGAAACTCAAGGCGGAACTTATACTATTAGTAATATAGGAAGTTTTGGTAATTTATTTGGAACTCCTATTATACATCAACCTCAAGTTGCTATTATGGCTATAGGATTAATCCAAAAAAAATTATCAATAATAGAAACTCCAAAAGGAGATTTAATTGGCATACGACATAAAATTTATTTATCTCATTCTTATGATCATCGTGTAATAGATGGAACATTAGGTGGAGGTTTTGCAAAAAAAGTAGCTTTATATTTAGAAAAATTTAATTGTTATACAAAAATAATATGA
- a CDS encoding NAD(P)H-hydrate dehydratase produces MKILSKNQIKKIDKFYLEKEDISSIELMERAAKSCYYWILHHFPSIKKVIFLVGKGKNGGDGLALAKMLFQKGIIINIYIINISNNFSNEFIINKKKILRYGIKIKNIYEGDIFPLFFQKKKYILIDAIFGIGLNRIINNIYWKNFFKFINKNKFLSVISIDIPSGLFIEKHQKEFIIIKATHTLTFQFPKIPFFLPDYADYIGSWNLLDIGYKKNITDNISVKNFYIDKNYIQYIYKKRKKFSHKGDYGHGLLIGGHYGMIGAMILSAKASFKIGIGKLSIYTPKCGYNILQNSIPEAIIKTDINNYFISNIPNNLPKYLKIKSIGIGMGIGKNPKTIYALETFLLKNKKLPPIVIDADAINIISTKLKILDYLPKNNTIITPHVKEFYRLCGAWKNDYQKLDKLKKISNKYKIFIVLKGPHTVISTPNGNLYFNSTGNPGMATAGSGDVLSGIITGLLSQGYSPKNSCILGVYLHGLSGDIASKELNEESIMANDIINYIGKSYKKIK; encoded by the coding sequence ATGAAAATTCTTTCAAAAAATCAAATTAAAAAAATAGATAAATTTTATCTTGAAAAAGAAGATATTTCTTCTATAGAATTAATGGAAAGAGCAGCTAAAAGTTGTTATTATTGGATTTTACATCATTTTCCTTCTATTAAAAAAGTAATTTTTTTAGTAGGAAAAGGAAAAAATGGAGGAGATGGTCTTGCATTAGCAAAAATGTTATTTCAAAAAGGAATTATAATCAATATATATATTATTAATATTTCTAATAATTTTTCTAATGAATTTATTATTAATAAAAAAAAAATATTAAGATATGGAATAAAAATAAAAAATATTTATGAAGGAGATATATTTCCACTTTTTTTTCAAAAAAAAAAATATATACTTATTGATGCAATTTTTGGAATTGGATTGAATCGTATTATAAATAATATATATTGGAAAAATTTTTTTAAATTTATTAATAAAAATAAATTTTTATCTGTAATATCGATAGATATTCCATCTGGTCTTTTTATAGAAAAACATCAAAAAGAATTTATTATTATAAAAGCGACTCATACATTAACATTTCAATTTCCAAAGATTCCTTTTTTTTTACCAGATTATGCGGATTATATTGGGAGTTGGAATTTATTAGATATTGGATATAAAAAAAATATTACAGATAATATATCTGTTAAAAATTTTTATATTGATAAAAATTATATACAATATATATATAAAAAAAGAAAAAAATTTTCTCATAAAGGAGATTATGGACATGGATTACTTATTGGAGGACATTATGGAATGATAGGGGCTATGATTCTTTCTGCTAAAGCTAGTTTTAAAATTGGGATTGGAAAATTAAGTATTTATACTCCAAAATGTGGATATAATATTTTACAAAATTCTATTCCAGAAGCTATTATAAAAACTGACATTAATAATTATTTTATTAGTAATATTCCTAATAATTTACCTAAATATTTAAAAATTAAATCTATAGGAATAGGAATGGGAATTGGAAAAAATCCTAAAACTATATACGCATTAGAAACTTTTTTATTAAAAAATAAAAAATTACCTCCTATAGTAATAGATGCAGATGCTATTAATATTATATCTACTAAATTAAAAATATTAGATTATCTTCCGAAAAATAATACTATTATTACTCCACATGTGAAAGAATTTTATAGATTATGTGGTGCATGGAAAAATGATTATCAAAAATTAGATAAATTAAAAAAAATATCTAATAAATATAAAATTTTTATTGTATTAAAAGGACCACATACTGTTATTTCTACACCTAATGGAAATCTTTATTTTAATAGTACTGGAAATCCAGGAATGGCTACAGCAGGGAGTGGAGATGTTTTGAGCGGAATAATTACAGGTTTATTATCTCAAGGATATTCTCCAAAAAATTCTTGTATTCTAGGAGTTTATTTACATGGATTATCTGGAGATATTGCTTCTAAAGAGTTAAATGAAGAATCTATTATGGCAAATGATATTATTAATTATATTGGAAAATCTTATAAAAAAATAAAATAA
- a CDS encoding apolipoprotein N-acyltransferase, protein MYYRNRIIFFISKEKSNFNSNFFKKNKKILWLDIFNSIIQISSSYKKIEIHHKSKLVPAVETFPYKKILFPILGDVILNFGGTIMEHRKEDFPSIFKHPDLGIQVAPIICYESVFGEYVSKFFKNTNAEFMIIITNDGWWGETQGYKQHLSYARIRAIENRKSIARSANTGVSCFINEKGEIISSLPYGRDGVLFKKISINRKKTFYIKNGDYLFKINFFIIIIISIYTIIYRLYIKK, encoded by the coding sequence ATTTATTACAGGAATAGAATTATATTCTTTATCTCAAAAGAAAAGTCAAACTTCAACTCCAATTTTTTTAAAAAAAATAAAAAAATATTATGGTTAGATATATTTAATTCTATTATTCAAATAAGTTCATCATATAAAAAAATTGAAATACATCATAAATCAAAATTAGTTCCAGCTGTAGAAACTTTTCCATATAAAAAAATTCTTTTTCCTATATTAGGAGATGTTATTTTAAATTTTGGAGGTACGATAATGGAACATAGAAAAGAAGATTTTCCTTCTATATTTAAACATCCTGATTTAGGTATTCAAGTGGCACCTATTATTTGTTATGAATCAGTTTTTGGAGAATATGTTTCTAAATTTTTTAAAAATACTAATGCAGAATTTATGATAATTATTACAAATGATGGATGGTGGGGGGAAACACAAGGATATAAACAACATTTATCTTATGCTAGAATTAGAGCTATAGAAAATAGGAAATCTATAGCTAGATCAGCTAATACAGGTGTATCTTGTTTTATAAATGAAAAAGGAGAAATAATTTCATCTCTTCCTTATGGAAGAGATGGAGTTTTATTTAAAAAAATAAGTATTAATAGAAAAAAAACTTTTTATATTAAAAATGGAGACTATCTTTTTAAGATTAATTTTTTTATTATTATAATAATTTCCATTTATACTATAATCTATCGATTATATATAAAAAAATAA
- the rodA gene encoding rod shape-determining protein RodA: MLLRNKTLLRNIDWYIVLIYIFIIFFGYMNLYSVSSEKAEKQLIWIIFSFICIILVFLFQPIHYKYFSPFFFLFTLFLLIGVFFFGKNINGSKSWYIFGPISFQPSELSKISTSLILAHIMSQENFKKNKKILFYIFIILFTPFILIFFQPDPGSSIVFFSFILTLYREGLSIFFLFYILIFIFLFILSLNFSFWIIILALFFIFLLLFLIKKNNLFYYIFYFIFFSFFVFISPFFYQKCLKKHHKDRINILFKNEFDRKYRENVGYNLLYSKTALGSGKFFGKGYKKGTITKGKFVPEQHTDYIFCTVGEEWGFIGSIGLIIFYLLFISRIYFLSERQRDIFVRIFGYSVGNILLIHFLINLGMVMGLFPTIGIVLPFFSYGGSSFWSFTILVFIFIRLDISNQTNLI; encoded by the coding sequence ATTCTTTTGAGAAATAAAACCTTATTAAGGAATATTGATTGGTATATTGTATTAATATATATTTTTATAATTTTTTTTGGATATATGAATTTATATTCTGTTTCATCAGAAAAAGCAGAAAAACAATTAATATGGATTATATTTAGTTTTATTTGTATAATTTTAGTTTTTTTATTTCAACCAATACATTATAAATATTTTTCTCCATTCTTTTTTTTATTTACATTATTCCTTTTAATTGGAGTGTTTTTTTTTGGGAAAAATATTAATGGATCAAAATCTTGGTATATTTTTGGTCCTATTAGTTTTCAACCTTCAGAATTATCTAAAATATCTACATCTTTGATTCTAGCTCATATAATGAGTCAAGAAAATTTTAAAAAAAATAAAAAAATATTATTTTATATATTTATTATATTATTTACTCCTTTTATTTTAATATTTTTTCAACCAGATCCAGGGTCTTCTATTGTTTTTTTTTCTTTTATTTTGACTTTGTATAGAGAAGGTTTATCAATATTTTTTTTATTTTATATATTGATTTTTATTTTTTTATTTATACTATCTTTAAATTTTTCATTTTGGATAATTATATTAGCTTTATTCTTTATTTTTTTATTATTATTTCTAATCAAAAAAAATAATTTATTTTATTATATTTTTTACTTTATTTTTTTTTCTTTTTTTGTTTTTATTTCTCCATTTTTTTATCAAAAATGTTTAAAAAAACATCATAAAGATCGAATTAATATTCTTTTTAAGAATGAATTTGATAGAAAATATAGAGAAAATGTAGGTTATAATCTACTTTATTCTAAAACTGCACTTGGATCTGGTAAATTTTTTGGAAAAGGATATAAAAAAGGGACTATAACAAAAGGGAAATTTGTTCCTGAACAACATACGGATTATATTTTTTGTACTGTAGGAGAAGAATGGGGTTTTATAGGAAGTATAGGTTTAATTATATTTTATTTATTATTTATTAGTAGAATCTATTTTTTATCTGAAAGACAAAGAGATATTTTTGTAAGAATTTTTGGATATTCAGTAGGAAATATTCTTTTAATTCATTTTTTGATTAATTTAGGTATGGTTATGGGTTTATTTCCAACAATCGGAATTGTTTTACCTTTTTTTAGTTATGGAGGATCATCTTTTTGGTCTTTTACTATTTTAGTATTTATTTTTATTAGATTAGATATTTCTAATCAAACTAATTTAATATAA